A region from the Melioribacter roseus P3M-2 genome encodes:
- the secF gene encoding protein translocase subunit SecF yields the protein MFGLISILVRGLQFGIDFKGGTEVALEFSNPIDIAEVRNAVENIGLGNVEVKTFGGSLGILLRTELQQLPPEVIPTVKDKIESLIQKAAPGVEIKLIDSTHTALTYDFPDAQSANLIYDKLFEAGFQTAKASVEPENTAVVVRLGIADWIKENLSEHFADNPFSVLKEDKVGPKIGQELKTDAIIAVMLSLVVILIYLGFRFKFVFALGAVIALFHDVLITLGLFAALYGILPGINLEITISVVAAFLTLVGYSINDTVIVFDRVREEIKIHKSLPIIDNINRAINKTLSRTLITVFTTLLTTLVLLIFGGEVLRGFAFALLIGMITGTYSSIFIASAFVLEAVNRSDKKIEF from the coding sequence TTGTTCGGATTAATCAGTATTCTTGTAAGAGGATTACAATTTGGCATTGATTTCAAAGGCGGTACAGAAGTAGCGCTGGAATTCAGCAATCCGATAGACATTGCCGAAGTTAGAAATGCAGTAGAAAATATCGGTTTAGGCAACGTTGAAGTAAAAACATTCGGCGGTTCTCTTGGAATATTATTAAGGACCGAATTGCAACAATTACCGCCCGAAGTAATTCCAACTGTTAAAGATAAAATCGAATCTCTAATTCAAAAAGCGGCGCCGGGCGTTGAGATTAAATTGATTGATTCCACTCACACGGCATTGACTTATGATTTCCCCGATGCTCAATCCGCAAACCTGATTTATGATAAGCTTTTTGAAGCCGGCTTCCAAACGGCAAAAGCTTCTGTAGAACCGGAAAACACTGCCGTTGTTGTCCGACTCGGCATTGCCGATTGGATAAAAGAAAATCTTTCGGAACATTTTGCCGACAACCCGTTCAGTGTATTGAAAGAAGACAAGGTTGGACCCAAAATCGGTCAGGAACTAAAAACCGACGCTATTATAGCGGTGATGCTGTCGCTGGTTGTTATTCTGATTTATCTGGGTTTCCGTTTTAAATTTGTATTTGCGCTCGGAGCAGTTATTGCATTGTTCCACGACGTTCTGATAACATTAGGATTGTTTGCGGCACTATATGGGATCTTACCCGGTATAAATCTAGAAATTACGATCAGCGTTGTTGCCGCATTCCTTACGCTGGTCGGTTATTCGATAAACGATACCGTGATCGTATTCGACAGGGTCAGGGAGGAAATAAAAATACATAAATCGCTCCCTATTATCGATAATATAAACAGAGCAATAAATAAAACGTTGAGCCGTACGTTGATAACCGTGTTTACTACTTTATTAACAACTTTAGTTCTCTTGATCTTTGGCGGAGAAGTGTTGAGAGGATTCGCCTTTGCATTGTTAATAGGTATGATTACGGGTACTTACTCGTCGATTTTTATAGCAAGCGCATTTGTGCTTGAAGCTGTAAACCGGTCAGATAAAAAA